The genomic region TTCCTGCATGACCAGGGTCCCGGTGGCGTCCTGGGTGAGGGTCTGGTCGACCCGCAGCGCGATTTCCTCACCGGGCACCGCCCGCCCTTCGAGCAGATGGGCGGCGATCAGCTGGTACGCAGCGGTGCGCGGCTCCCGGCTCGGCTCCGGGTTCAGGTTCGGCTCCGGGTTCCCCTCCGGGTTCAGGTTCGGCTCCGACTGCGGCTGGATGTCCGTCATGGGGCACGCTCCGATACCAGGTGACAATGCCGGGTGCCCCCTCAGGACTACCGGGGCCGCCCGGCGCGCGCTGCGCGGGCCGCGGCCCGGCGCACACTGCCCCTGGCGGGCACCCCGGACCGTCGCTGCTCCCAGCCTGCCACCGGGCGTCCGGGTCCGCCTCCCGTGCCGGAATGTCCGCCGGACACCGCGTCCGATCCGTACCGGCGAACTATCCTGGTCGTGCGGATTCAGGACGGCCAGAGCCGGCTACCTCTCACCACCGGGTGACCGGGCGCGGAGGAAGGTGTTCCGATGGATGCGACCGGCACGTTCCCGGAGGATTCCGCCCCGGGGGATTCCGCCCCAGGGGATTCCACCTCGGAGGATTCCGCCACAGACGATTCCCCCGCAGGCGATCCCGGCGCCGCAGGCGATCCCGCGCCGGTGGAGGTGGGCCCGGTGGAGGCAGGCCCGTCCGAACCCGGCGGTCTGCTGGACGTACTCGGTGTGGCCGCGGTGATGCTGGACGCGGACGGCCGGATCACCCTGTGGAGCCCGCAGGCCGAGGCGCTGTTCGGCTGGAGCGCGCAGGAGGCCCTCGGCCGGTTCGCAGCCGAACTCCTGGTGGCCCCGGAGCACGTCGCTCTGGCGCTGAAGCTGTTCGCGCAGGTCATCGGCGGGGGCGAGACCTGGGCGGGGGTCTTCCCCATCCGCCACAAGGACGGCAGCACCCGCCCGGTCGAGTTCCGCAACATGCGGCTCCTCGACGAACAGGCGAACTCCTACGCCCTCGGTATCGCCACCGACCAGAACGTCCTGCGCCAGGTCGAGCAGGACCTCGCGCTGTCGGTGCGGCTGGTGGCCCAGTCCCCGATCGGCCTCGCCGTCCTGGACACCGACCTGCGGTACGTGATGGTCAACCCGGCGCTGGAGACCATGAACGCCCTGTCCGCCGAGCAGCACATCGGACGCGACGTCCGCGAAACCCTCCCGTTCCTGGACACCGGGGCCGCCGCGGCCACGATGCGCCAGGTACTGGACACCGGCACACCGGCACTGAACCTGTTCACGGTCGGCCGCCCTCCCGGCGCGCAGGACGACCGCGCCTGGTCGGTGTCCTACTACCGCCTGGAGGATCCCGCCGGGCGGGTCATCGGCGTGGCGACCTCCGTGGTGGACGTGACCGAACAGCACCGGGCCACCCTGGAAGCGGCCCAGGCCCGCAGGCGGCTCGCCGTCATCGCCGACGCGTCCGCCAGCATCGGAACCACCCTGGACGTCGAGCAGACCGCCCACGAACTGGCCGCCGTGGCCGTGGCCGAACTCGCCGACCTGGCCGCGGTGGACATCCTCGACAGCATCCTGGACGGCCGCCGCCACACCGCCCCGTCGCCCGGGGAGCCGACGCTCTTCCGCGCGATGGCCGTCACCTCCGCGTACCCCACGCCCGCCGTCGACGCCGCCGACCCGGTCGGCCACATCGCCACGTACGCCGCCAACCGTCTGATCACCCAGTGCGTCACCACCGGCCGTCCGGTACTCGTGGAGCACGTGAACGCACAGGACCTGCTGCGCATCGCCTCCGGCCCGGAGGCCGCCGAGCAGCTGGCGACGGAGGGCCTGCACTCCTACCTGGCGGTCCCGCTGATCGCCCGCGGTGAGGTCCTCGGCGCCCTGGACCTGGTACGGGCCCGCAACCCCGCGCCGTTCACCCGGGACGATGTCGTCCTGGCCCGCGAACTGGCCGCGCGCGCGGCGGTGTACATCGACAACGCCCGGCTGTACCAGAGCGAACGCCGCACCGCCCTCACCCTCCAGCGCCATCTGCTGCCGCCCCGGCCGCCGCAGCGGCACGGCCTCGAACTCGCCTACCGCTACCAGCCCGCCCAGGCGGCCGTCGAGGTCGGCGGCGACTGGTTCGACGCCATACCGGTCGCCGGCAACAAGACCGCCCTGGTGATCGGCGACGTGATGGGCAGCGGCGTCAACGCCGCCGCCACCATGGGACAGCTGCGCACCGTCACCCGGACCCTGGCCGGGCTCGACCTCTGCCCCACCGACGTCCTCCAGCACCTGGACCGCGTCGCCGCCGACCTCGATCCGGCGTTCGCCACCTGCGTCTACGCGCTGTACGACCCGGAGCGCACCCGGTGTTCCATCGCCATGGCGGGCCATCTGCCGCCGGTCCTGGTCCGCCGCGGCCGGGGACCCGAACTGCTCGACCTGCCCACCGGTGCCCCGCTCGGCGTCGGCGACGTCCCCTTCGAGCAGACCACCCTGCAACTCGGCCTCGACGACCGGCTGGTGCTGTACACCGACGGCCTGGTCGAGACCCGCGACCAGGCCATCGACGTACGGCTGAACGCGCTGCTGTCGCTGCTCACCCAGGAACAGAACACCCTGGAGGACACCTGCGACCACCTCCTCCGCGCGCTGCGGCACCCGGGCAACCACGACGACGTCGCACTGCTCATCGCCCGCACCCGCG from Streptomyces sp. NBC_01267 harbors:
- a CDS encoding SpoIIE family protein phosphatase, which gives rise to MDATGTFPEDSAPGDSAPGDSTSEDSATDDSPAGDPGAAGDPAPVEVGPVEAGPSEPGGLLDVLGVAAVMLDADGRITLWSPQAEALFGWSAQEALGRFAAELLVAPEHVALALKLFAQVIGGGETWAGVFPIRHKDGSTRPVEFRNMRLLDEQANSYALGIATDQNVLRQVEQDLALSVRLVAQSPIGLAVLDTDLRYVMVNPALETMNALSAEQHIGRDVRETLPFLDTGAAAATMRQVLDTGTPALNLFTVGRPPGAQDDRAWSVSYYRLEDPAGRVIGVATSVVDVTEQHRATLEAAQARRRLAVIADASASIGTTLDVEQTAHELAAVAVAELADLAAVDILDSILDGRRHTAPSPGEPTLFRAMAVTSAYPTPAVDAADPVGHIATYAANRLITQCVTTGRPVLVEHVNAQDLLRIASGPEAAEQLATEGLHSYLAVPLIARGEVLGALDLVRARNPAPFTRDDVVLARELAARAAVYIDNARLYQSERRTALTLQRHLLPPRPPQRHGLELAYRYQPAQAAVEVGGDWFDAIPVAGNKTALVIGDVMGSGVNAAATMGQLRTVTRTLAGLDLCPTDVLQHLDRVAADLDPAFATCVYALYDPERTRCSIAMAGHLPPVLVRRGRGPELLDLPTGAPLGVGDVPFEQTTLQLGLDDRLVLYTDGLVETRDQAIDVRLNALLSLLTQEQNTLEDTCDHLLRALRHPGNHDDVALLIARTRDYRAPDTESTPGIPTRTPGTESTPGFTPP